The Catalinimonas alkaloidigena genome segment CTGACGCATTGACCTGAAGCCGCTCTTTCCCCACAGACGAACGGCTCTTGGGCGGAGGGGCCTGACCTGCGCACCGGGCGGGGCGAGGCCGCGGCAGCCACCAAAAGCACCGTTTTCTGTACCTTTGGCCCTTATTGAACCGACGCCCTGTCGGTTTTTTTATCCTATGGAAGTACTGTACCGCACCGGCGTACGTCTTTACGGCACACTGATCCGACTCTCGGCCCGGGTAAAGCCCAAAGCCCGCCAGTGGGTGGAAGGACGTCGCGACTGGCAGGCTCGCCTGCAGGACGCGATGGCGGGCAGCGATGCACCGGTGGTCTGGTTTCATTGCGCCTCGCTGGGCGAGTTTGAGCAGGGGCGGCCGGTGATGGAAGCCTTTCGGGCGCGCTATCCGCAGTATCGCCTTGTGTTGACCTTCTTTTCGCCTTCGGGCTACGAAGTCCGGAAGAAGTATGCCGGTGCCGAGGTGGTGGCTTACCTGCCACTCGACAGCCCCGAAGCGTCGGCAGCGTTTCTGGAGCGGGTCCGGCCGCAACTGGCGTTCTTTGTGAAGTACGAGTTCTGGTACTATTACCTGCGGGAACTGCAATGGCGACAAATTCCGGTACTGTTGATTTCGGCGATTTTCCGGGAGGGTCAGGTCTTTTTCCGGCCCTGGGGGCGTTTCTACCGGCAGTTGCTCGCGCGGTTTACCCATCTGTTTGTGCAGGACGAAGCTTCCGCGCAGCTTCTGGCGTCCGTCGGCATTCGGCACGTTACCGTGGCGGGCGATACGCGCTTCGACCGGGTCCGGCAGATTGCGACGCAGGCGCGCGTCATTCCCGAGGCGGAGCAGTTTTGCCAGGGCGAACCGACGCTGGTGGTGGGCAGTAGCTGGCCCGCCGACCTGGAGGTGCTGTTGCCGTTTCTGCGCCAGTTTCCCGCTCCCCTGAAGGTGATCGTTGCGCCCCACGAAATTCACGAGGCTCAACTGAACCAGTGGCAGCAGGAAGCGGGCATATCCTCGGTGCGGTTTTCACAGGCAACGCCGACCACCCTGGCCGAGGCGCGTCTGTTGTGGATCGACAACGTCGGGATGCTCTCGTCGCTGTACCGCTACGGACATTTTGCCTGGATCGGCGGCGCATACGGCCAGGGGCTGCACAACACGCTGGAGGCGGCTACGTTCGGCATGCCGCTGTTTTTTGGCGACCGGAACTACCAGAAATTTCGCGAGGCCCGCGACTTGGTTGCCGCCGGGGTGGCTCATCCCGTAGCGGATGCAGAAACGTTGACGCGGCTGTTTACCGAACTGTACCACGACGAGGCCCGGCGCGCTACTTTGGCTGCGCAGAGTCGTCGCTACGTGGCCGAACAGGCGGGCGCTACCGAGAAAATTCTCACCTTTGTGGAGCAAACCAGCATCGCATGAACGGCAGGGTATTCCGATCGACCGGATCGTGGTACGAAATAGTAGACGAGCACGGGCAACGGCACCAGGGACGGTTGCGCGGCAAGCTCAAGCTGAAAGGCGTCAAAGTGACCAACCCCGTAGCCGTAGGCGATCGGGTGGTTTTTGAGCCGGAAAGCGAAGCGCAAACCGCCGAAGCCACCGTGGTGATTACGGACGTGTTGCCCCGCGACAACTACATTATCCGGAAATCGCCCCACAAAACGGCCCACGGCCATATTCTGGCCGCCAATCTCGATCAGGCGGTACTCATTGCCACCCTGACTTTGCCTCGTACGTCGCTGGGCTTTATCGACCGCTTTCTGGTCAGTGCCGAGGCGTTCCGCATTCCCGGTGTGCTGGTGTTCAACAAACAAGACCTGCTGGACGACGAGTCTCGTGCGTACATCACGGAGCTGGAGGACCTGTACGAAGCGCTCGGCTACCGGTGCCTGAAAACGTCGGCCGTCACCGGCGAAGGGCTGGAGGCACTACGCGCGCTGCTGACCGGCAAAACCAGCCTGATTTCCGGACATTCGGGCGTGGGCAAGTCGAGTCTGGTCAACGCGCTGGCACCCGACCTGAACCTGCGTACCCAGGCCGTGTCCACCTACGCCAACAAGGGCGTCCATACCACCACCTTTGCCGAAATGTTTACCCTGGCCGACGATACGTACCTGATCGACACGCCCGGCATCAAGGAACTGGGCATGATCGACACCGAACCCGAAGAGATTTCCCACTACTTTCCCGAAATGCGCGATCGGTTGGGCGATTGCAGGTTTCACAACTGTACGCATCAGCACGAACCGGGCTGCGCGGTGGTAGCGGCCGTGGAGGCGGGCGAGATTGCGCTGACCCGGTATTATAACTATCTGGGGATGATCTCGGAGGAAGACAATCGCCGATGATCACCTGCGACTGACAGATTAGAACCCCGAACTGAGCGATTCGAAAGTTTAAAAATTGCTTTTGCGTCCTGCAATCTGGAAATTAGCTTCTCATTCAACATCTCCTCTCGCCGGGAGCTGACAGACTCCCGAAAACAAGGTCGGCATTGGTCCTTCTGCTGCACACTCGAAGACCAGTACCGACCTTTGTTTATTTTCTCTCCTTACCCCTTTACCGCTGAATTTCGCTGACGGACGCCTGTGGCCGCCCGCCGTTTTTTTGTGCGCGGACCGCTGCCGTCCGAAGGCACGATGTCGGGTTTTTACAAAGGATTCTTTTTTGCCCCGCCTATCTTTGTTTCAATCGCTATGACGCTCCCCTGAGCCCATAACGATTGAGCAGCCCGGCTGTCGCTCACAGCAGGGGCACCGAATAAGGCGAGATGATGGCGGAAACATTTTCTGGCATCCGTGGTAAAAGATCCCCTGGTTCAACAAGCAGTTCCTCCCACATTCCCTTCCTCTCCCTCCATGCTTGTCCGGAGCCAACCCTCCAACCACCTCGCCTTACTCGGTGCCCCTTGACGGGCAATACTCTCCTTCACACGCTCCCAACCAATTTCTCTACTCCTATGTACACTTCTTTACGTTCCTCTTTTGTCCGACGTATGGCCATACTGTTGGCCGGCCTGGGGTTACTAACCAGCCCGGCTGCACAGGCCACGGTATTTTACGTAAACGCCGCCGCCACGGGTGCCAACACGGGGGCCAGCTGGACCGATGCGTACACGGACCTGCAAAGTGCCCTGAGCACGGCCATTAGCGGTGACCAGATTTGGGTAGCGGCGGGTGTCTACACACCTTCCGCCTTAATTGACCTGGACGACAGCGGCGGCTCCGACCCACGCGAAGCTACATTCCGGATTCCGAC includes the following:
- a CDS encoding 3-deoxy-D-manno-octulosonic acid transferase, encoding MEVLYRTGVRLYGTLIRLSARVKPKARQWVEGRRDWQARLQDAMAGSDAPVVWFHCASLGEFEQGRPVMEAFRARYPQYRLVLTFFSPSGYEVRKKYAGAEVVAYLPLDSPEASAAFLERVRPQLAFFVKYEFWYYYLRELQWRQIPVLLISAIFREGQVFFRPWGRFYRQLLARFTHLFVQDEASAQLLASVGIRHVTVAGDTRFDRVRQIATQARVIPEAEQFCQGEPTLVVGSSWPADLEVLLPFLRQFPAPLKVIVAPHEIHEAQLNQWQQEAGISSVRFSQATPTTLAEARLLWIDNVGMLSSLYRYGHFAWIGGAYGQGLHNTLEAATFGMPLFFGDRNYQKFREARDLVAAGVAHPVADAETLTRLFTELYHDEARRATLAAQSRRYVAEQAGATEKILTFVEQTSIA
- the rsgA gene encoding ribosome small subunit-dependent GTPase A, whose protein sequence is MNGRVFRSTGSWYEIVDEHGQRHQGRLRGKLKLKGVKVTNPVAVGDRVVFEPESEAQTAEATVVITDVLPRDNYIIRKSPHKTAHGHILAANLDQAVLIATLTLPRTSLGFIDRFLVSAEAFRIPGVLVFNKQDLLDDESRAYITELEDLYEALGYRCLKTSAVTGEGLEALRALLTGKTSLISGHSGVGKSSLVNALAPDLNLRTQAVSTYANKGVHTTTFAEMFTLADDTYLIDTPGIKELGMIDTEPEEISHYFPEMRDRLGDCRFHNCTHQHEPGCAVVAAVEAGEIALTRYYNYLGMISEEDNRR